A stretch of Arachis hypogaea cultivar Tifrunner chromosome 15, arahy.Tifrunner.gnm2.J5K5, whole genome shotgun sequence DNA encodes these proteins:
- the LOC140179317 gene encoding serine/threonine-protein phosphatase 7 long form homolog has product MEDERRLYRLDGVAHVAGTIDAEPTRCVYSVRRQQNMPLHDRIIPYLERAELYHLARLNAHWFWLDEPLVSAFIERWRPETRTFHMPFGECTITLQDVAYQLGLPVDGQAVFRCMTDFHMHIEGARPAWEWFEELFGELPPPDKRKLYTVHFTWFHERFRVLPADALEETVHIYAHAYIMMLLSTQLFMDKSANRVHLR; this is encoded by the exons ATGGAGGATGAACGGCGGTTGTACCGGCTCGACGGCGTTGCTCACGTAGCCGGAACCATCGATGCAGAG CCAACCCGATGTGTGTATAGCGTCCGAAGGCAACAGAATATGCCGTTACATGATAGGATCATACCTTACTTAGAGAGGGCTGAGTTGTACCACCTGGCTAGGCTGAACGCGCATTGGTTCTGGTTGGATGAACCTCTGGTCAGCGCATTTATCGAGAGGTGGCGGCCTGAGACCCGCACTTTCCATATGCCATTCGGAGAGTGTACTATCACGctccaggacgtggcataccagctcGGGCTGCCCGTGGATGGCCAGGCTGTTTTCAGGTGCATGACAGACTTCCACATGCACATCGAGGGGGCCAGACCGGCATGGGAGTGGTTCGAGGAGTTATTTGGTGAGCTTCCGCCACCGGATAAGAGAAAGTTATACACAGTCCACTTCACATGGTTTCATGAGCGGTTCAGGGTGTTACCAGCGGATGCTTTGGAGGAGACCGTGCACATATATGCACACGCGTATATTATGATGCTTCTGTCGACACAGCTGTTCATGGACAAGAGTGCTAATCGAGTCCACCTTCGTTAG